A section of the Ruania halotolerans genome encodes:
- a CDS encoding LacI family DNA-binding transcriptional regulator: MAGAAQAGRPGMNDVAKMVGVSHQTVSRVLNDHPNVRPETREKVLEAIEALGYRRNSAARALVTRRSATVGIVTSGSMQFGPATTLAVLEQSARAAGYFVSVATADEPTPETMTQIFGSFMDQSVEGIVVIAPEERVANAARAASAHVPVLLLAAMDAQPGDPTIVHVDQRSGTRLLVRHLLELGHRDLVHVTGPPDWFDAIARRDAWRAELAMAGVLPRDEIAGDWTADAGYRAGQRLLTNLPDAVFAANDQTALGLLHAFADGGVRVPEDVSVVGYDDVQGSDHFIPPLTTVRQDFDALGRHAMDVLIGAVTGRLLAPVPIPPQLLVRASTGPRLPGS; the protein is encoded by the coding sequence GTGGCTGGCGCAGCGCAGGCCGGACGGCCAGGAATGAACGACGTCGCCAAGATGGTCGGCGTCTCCCACCAGACGGTCTCGCGGGTGCTCAACGATCACCCGAATGTGCGCCCGGAGACCCGGGAGAAGGTGCTGGAGGCGATCGAGGCCCTCGGGTACCGCCGCAACAGTGCCGCCCGCGCCCTGGTCACCCGCCGGTCGGCCACGGTCGGGATCGTCACCAGCGGGTCGATGCAGTTCGGGCCTGCGACCACCCTCGCCGTGCTGGAGCAGTCCGCCCGGGCGGCGGGCTATTTCGTGAGCGTGGCGACGGCGGACGAACCGACCCCGGAGACGATGACGCAGATCTTCGGCTCGTTCATGGATCAGTCGGTCGAGGGCATCGTGGTGATCGCTCCGGAGGAACGGGTGGCGAATGCCGCACGGGCTGCCTCTGCGCATGTGCCGGTGCTGTTGCTCGCAGCCATGGATGCACAACCTGGCGATCCCACCATCGTGCACGTGGACCAGCGCAGCGGCACCCGGCTGCTGGTGCGGCACCTGCTCGAACTCGGGCACCGGGATCTCGTGCATGTGACTGGACCGCCGGACTGGTTCGACGCGATCGCCCGGCGAGATGCCTGGCGGGCAGAGTTGGCGATGGCAGGGGTGCTCCCCCGTGACGAGATCGCCGGGGACTGGACAGCTGACGCCGGCTACCGCGCAGGGCAACGGCTGCTGACGAATCTGCCCGACGCCGTGTTCGCCGCCAATGACCAGACGGCACTCGGACTCCTGCACGCATTCGCTGACGGGGGTGTGCGGGTTCCCGAGGACGTCAGTGTGGTCGGCTATGACGATGTTCAGGGCTCGGACCACTTCATCCCGCCGCTGACCACGGTCCGTCAGGACTTCGACGCGCTCGGCCGGCACGCGATGGACGTGTTGATCGGCGCGGTGACGGGGCGCCTCCTCGCGCCGGTGCCGATCCCGCCGCAGCTTCTCGTGCGCGCGAGCACCGGCCCGCGCCTGCCGGGATCATGA
- a CDS encoding DEAD/DEAH box helicase: MSTPVSPVDAPTTFAALGVPASLVRSLAERGITDPFPIQTATLRDTLAGRDVLGRGRTGSGKTLAFALPMITRLSDGRPARSGSPRGLILAPTRELASQIAETIAPLAAAAGLRHSVIFGGVGQGKQVEALRRGVDILIACPGRLEDLKGQGHLRLDAVEITVLDEADHMADLGFLPAVKRILDATPRQGHRMLFSATLDNGVDIIVKRYLTNPLTHSVDPASSPVTAMTHHILEVSDVGAKRDLVEQLASGASRRLFFMRTKHQARKLARQLTASGIPAVDLHGNLSQGARERNLDAFSSGAVRVLVATDIAARGIHVDDVDLVAHVDPPAEHKAYLHRSGRTARAGSGGTVVTIMLPEQRNDVRQLLRAAKITATPVAAKPDLVAELVGDVAARVSPDRAPEAAARKPAAAPAGAGRGSGRRGGSGGGSRSGNGARGGSGSAGRSGSGGRSGVAAAAGSSSRGRSRGAGAAPASGPAWSSSTPRSGSGRPSGAAAPSGRDAANGSGRRRAGARRATSPGSSR; this comes from the coding sequence GTGTCCACACCTGTTTCTCCTGTTGATGCCCCGACGACGTTCGCGGCCCTGGGCGTTCCTGCCTCGCTGGTGCGTTCGCTCGCCGAGCGAGGCATCACTGATCCGTTCCCGATCCAGACCGCCACGCTGCGCGACACGCTCGCCGGGCGTGACGTGCTCGGCCGTGGCCGCACCGGCTCGGGTAAGACGCTCGCGTTCGCGCTTCCCATGATCACCCGCCTCAGCGACGGGCGCCCGGCGCGCTCGGGCTCCCCGCGCGGACTCATCCTCGCCCCGACCCGTGAACTCGCTTCCCAGATCGCCGAGACCATCGCACCGCTCGCCGCAGCGGCGGGCCTGCGCCACAGCGTGATCTTCGGAGGTGTCGGCCAGGGCAAGCAGGTCGAGGCGCTGCGCCGTGGTGTCGACATCCTGATCGCCTGCCCCGGCCGGCTCGAGGACCTCAAGGGGCAGGGCCACCTGCGCCTGGACGCCGTCGAGATCACCGTGCTCGATGAGGCGGACCACATGGCCGACCTGGGCTTCCTGCCGGCCGTGAAGCGGATCCTCGACGCTACCCCGCGTCAGGGGCACCGCATGCTGTTCTCCGCCACGCTTGACAACGGTGTGGACATCATCGTCAAGCGGTACCTGACCAACCCGCTCACCCACTCCGTCGATCCGGCGTCTTCGCCGGTGACGGCGATGACGCACCACATCCTGGAAGTCTCCGATGTGGGTGCCAAGCGTGACCTGGTGGAGCAGCTTGCCTCCGGAGCCTCCCGCCGGCTGTTCTTCATGCGCACCAAACACCAGGCGCGCAAGTTGGCCCGCCAGCTCACCGCGAGTGGGATTCCCGCCGTCGATCTGCACGGGAACCTCTCCCAGGGGGCGCGTGAGCGCAACCTGGATGCGTTCTCCAGCGGTGCCGTGCGTGTTCTCGTGGCCACGGACATCGCTGCCCGCGGTATTCACGTGGACGATGTGGACCTGGTGGCGCACGTGGATCCGCCGGCCGAGCACAAGGCCTACCTGCACCGCTCCGGGCGCACGGCCCGGGCCGGCTCCGGTGGCACAGTCGTGACGATCATGTTGCCCGAGCAGCGCAACGATGTGCGTCAGCTGCTCCGCGCCGCGAAGATCACTGCCACACCGGTGGCGGCCAAGCCTGATCTCGTCGCTGAGCTCGTTGGCGACGTCGCCGCCCGGGTGAGCCCGGACCGGGCGCCGGAGGCGGCGGCACGTAAGCCTGCAGCGGCACCGGCTGGTGCAGGTCGCGGTTCTGGCCGACGTGGTGGTTCCGGGGGTGGCTCGCGTTCCGGGAACGGTGCGCGTGGCGGTTCAGGGTCGGCCGGCCGTTCCGGGTCAGGTGGCCGGTCCGGTGTTGCCGCCGCTGCCGGCTCGTCGAGTCGTGGCCGTAGCCGCGGCGCCGGTGCTGCTCCTGCGAGCGGTCCTGCGTGGTCAAGTTCGACGCCTCGCTCTGGTTCGGGACGCCCCTCGGGTGCAGCTGCCCCAAGTGGTCGCGACGCTGCCAACGGTTCAGGACGCCGTCGTGCAGGTGCACGACGCGCCACCAGCCCCGGCAGTTCCCGCTGA
- a CDS encoding ATP-dependent Clp protease ATP-binding subunit has protein sequence MFERFTDRARRVVVLAQEEARMLNHNYIGTEHILLGLIHEGEGVAAKALESLNISLEAVRQQVQEIIGEGQQAPNGHIPFTPRAKKVLELSLREALQLGHNYIGTEHILLGLIREGEGVAAQVLTKLGADLNRVRQQVIQLLNGYQGKEAVSAGGPSEGTPSGSAVLDQFGRNLTQAARESKLDPVIGRSNEIERVMQVLSRRTKNNPVLIGEPGVGKTAVVEGLAQDIVRGDIPETLKDKQLYTLDLGALVAGSRYRGDFEERLKKVLKEIRTRGDIILFIDEIHTLVGAGAAEGAIDAASILKPMLARGELQTIGATTLDEYRKHIEKDAALERRFQPIQVAEPTLSHAIEILKGLRDRYEAHHRVTITDAALVAAANLADRYVNDRFLPDKAIDLIDEAGARLRIRRMTAPPELRELDEQIAETRRAKESSIDDQDFEKAARLRDEEKTLSNTRLDKEKAWKAGDMDNVAEVDEELIAEVLAASTGIPVFKLTEEESSRLLRMEDELHKRIVGQNAAVKALSQAIRRTRAGLKDPKRPGGSFIFAGPTGVGKTELAKALAEFLFGDEDALIQLDMSEYSEKHTVSRMFGSPPGYVGYEEGGQLTEKVRRRPFSVVLFDEVEKAHADIFNSLLQILEDGRLTDSQGRVIDFKNTVIIMTTNLGTRDIAKGLLTGFQAGGDLSTNYDRMKVKVNEELKQHFRPEFLNRVDDVIVFPQLSQDEIFQIVDLMMDKLSVRLADKDMDLELTPAAKELLAERGYDPVLGARPLRRAIQREIEDQMSERILYGELRAGQRVIVDATGEGLLGEFTFRGVDKESEKEPLAVGAGASPELPAAASGE, from the coding sequence ATGTTCGAGAGATTTACCGACCGCGCCCGTCGGGTGGTCGTCCTTGCCCAAGAAGAGGCACGGATGCTCAACCACAACTACATCGGCACTGAGCACATTCTGCTCGGCCTCATCCATGAAGGCGAGGGAGTGGCCGCCAAGGCCCTCGAATCGCTGAACATCTCCCTCGAAGCCGTCCGCCAGCAGGTGCAGGAGATCATCGGTGAGGGCCAGCAGGCCCCGAACGGGCACATCCCGTTCACCCCGCGTGCCAAGAAGGTGCTCGAGCTGTCGCTGCGCGAGGCGCTGCAGCTCGGCCACAACTACATCGGCACCGAGCACATCCTGCTCGGCCTGATCCGTGAGGGTGAGGGAGTGGCCGCGCAGGTGCTCACCAAGCTCGGGGCCGACCTGAACCGGGTGCGCCAGCAGGTGATCCAGCTCCTGAACGGCTACCAGGGGAAGGAAGCCGTATCCGCCGGTGGCCCGTCCGAGGGCACCCCCTCCGGTTCTGCCGTGCTGGATCAGTTCGGCCGCAACCTCACCCAGGCGGCGCGCGAGAGCAAGCTGGACCCGGTGATCGGGCGCAGCAACGAGATCGAGCGCGTGATGCAGGTGCTCTCGCGGCGCACCAAGAACAACCCGGTGCTGATCGGTGAGCCAGGCGTGGGAAAGACTGCCGTGGTCGAAGGTCTCGCACAGGACATCGTGCGGGGGGACATCCCTGAGACCCTCAAGGACAAGCAGCTCTACACGCTTGATCTCGGCGCACTCGTGGCGGGTTCGCGCTACCGCGGTGACTTCGAGGAACGCCTGAAGAAGGTGCTCAAGGAGATCCGCACCCGCGGTGACATCATTCTGTTCATCGACGAGATCCACACGCTCGTCGGTGCCGGAGCAGCCGAGGGTGCCATTGACGCCGCGAGCATCCTGAAGCCGATGCTCGCCCGCGGTGAGTTGCAGACCATCGGTGCCACCACACTTGATGAGTACCGCAAGCACATTGAGAAGGACGCTGCGCTGGAGCGTCGCTTCCAGCCGATCCAGGTGGCCGAGCCCACCTTGTCTCACGCGATCGAGATCCTCAAGGGTCTGCGCGATCGCTATGAGGCGCACCACCGGGTGACCATCACCGATGCGGCCCTCGTGGCTGCGGCGAACCTGGCCGACCGGTACGTCAACGACCGGTTCCTCCCGGATAAGGCGATCGACCTGATCGATGAGGCCGGTGCTCGCCTGCGGATCCGCCGGATGACTGCTCCACCGGAACTGCGTGAGCTCGATGAGCAGATCGCCGAGACGCGCCGCGCCAAGGAATCCTCGATCGATGATCAGGACTTCGAGAAGGCAGCCCGGCTGCGTGACGAGGAGAAGACCCTCTCGAACACGCGTCTGGACAAGGAGAAGGCCTGGAAGGCCGGCGATATGGACAACGTCGCCGAGGTGGACGAGGAGCTGATCGCGGAGGTGCTCGCCGCCTCGACAGGCATCCCGGTGTTCAAGCTGACCGAGGAGGAGTCCTCGCGGCTGTTGCGGATGGAGGACGAGCTGCACAAGCGGATCGTCGGCCAGAACGCCGCGGTCAAGGCCCTCTCTCAGGCAATCCGGCGTACCCGCGCCGGCCTGAAGGACCCGAAGCGGCCCGGCGGCTCGTTCATCTTCGCCGGCCCCACGGGCGTCGGGAAGACCGAGCTCGCCAAGGCGCTCGCAGAGTTCCTGTTCGGCGACGAGGATGCGCTCATCCAGTTGGACATGAGCGAGTACTCCGAGAAGCACACCGTCTCCCGGATGTTCGGTTCACCTCCCGGGTACGTGGGGTACGAAGAGGGTGGCCAGCTCACCGAGAAGGTGCGCCGCCGTCCGTTCTCCGTGGTGTTGTTCGACGAGGTGGAGAAGGCTCACGCGGACATCTTCAACTCGTTGCTGCAGATCCTGGAGGACGGCCGCCTCACCGACTCCCAGGGCCGGGTGATCGACTTCAAGAACACCGTGATCATCATGACCACCAACCTCGGTACCCGGGACATCGCCAAGGGCCTGCTCACCGGATTCCAGGCCGGTGGTGACCTCTCCACCAACTACGACCGGATGAAGGTCAAGGTGAACGAGGAGCTCAAGCAGCACTTCCGCCCCGAGTTCCTCAACCGCGTGGACGATGTGATCGTGTTCCCGCAGCTCTCTCAGGACGAGATCTTCCAGATCGTCGACCTCATGATGGACAAGTTGTCCGTGCGTCTTGCCGACAAGGACATGGATCTCGAGCTCACCCCGGCGGCGAAGGAACTGCTCGCCGAGCGCGGGTACGACCCGGTGCTCGGCGCCCGGCCGTTGCGTCGCGCGATCCAGCGGGAGATCGAGGATCAGATGTCCGAGCGGATTCTCTACGGCGAGTTGCGCGCCGGTCAGAGGGTCATCGTGGACGCCACGGGTGAAGGATTGCTCGGCGAGTTCACGTTCCGCGGTGTGGACAAGGAATCCGAGAAGGAGCCTCTGGCGGTGGGAGCGGGCGCTTCGCCTGAGCTCCCCGCTGCAGCCAGCGGCGAATAG
- a CDS encoding SRPBCC family protein, producing MPVTGVQKDIDSRTLTITADFAASVDRVWGIYADPRQLEKVWGPPTYPATFVDHSLTPGARVTYYMTSPEGEKHGGWWEIISVDEPHAFTFRDGFADADLNPVDSMPVSENVYRFEATETGTRATFTSTYETAEGLQQVLEMGMEEGATLAINQIDDLLAA from the coding sequence ATGCCTGTGACCGGAGTTCAGAAGGACATCGACAGCCGCACCCTGACCATCACGGCCGACTTCGCCGCATCGGTGGACCGGGTGTGGGGAATCTACGCAGATCCCCGCCAGCTGGAGAAGGTCTGGGGTCCGCCGACCTACCCAGCCACGTTCGTGGATCACTCCCTCACGCCGGGCGCGCGCGTCACCTACTACATGACCAGCCCAGAGGGGGAGAAGCACGGCGGCTGGTGGGAGATCATCAGCGTGGACGAACCGCACGCGTTCACCTTCCGCGACGGGTTCGCCGACGCCGACCTCAACCCGGTCGACTCGATGCCGGTTTCGGAGAACGTCTACCGGTTCGAGGCCACTGAGACCGGCACTCGTGCCACGTTCACCAGCACGTACGAGACCGCCGAAGGACTGCAGCAGGTACTCGAGATGGGTATGGAGGAGGGCGCGACCTTGGCGATCAACCAGATCGACGATCTCCTCGCTGCCTGA
- the araB gene encoding ribulokinase codes for MTDENTYTIGVDFGTLSGRAVVVRVSDGAELGSAEHTYPHAVMDRTLTASAANSELPPEWALQVPADYVEVLKTAVPAAVEAAGIDPAQVIGIATDFTACTMIPVRADGTPLCELEQFADRPHAYVKLWKHHAAQPHADRINALARERGESWLPRYGGLISSEWQFAKGLQLLEEDREIYDAMDRWVEAADWIVWQLGGQYQRNACTVGYKGIYQDGKHVGEEFLAALNPDFATFVQDKLEQPIAQLGDAVGQLTAEAAGWTGLPEGIAVAAGNVDAHVTLPAANAVENGQLTLIMGTSTCHVVNSDQLHEVPGMCGVVDGGVIAGKYGYEAGQSGVGDIFGWFVSSGVPAAYTAEAERRGLSVHAYLTELAEQQPIGGHGLVALDWHNGNRSVLVDTELSGLIIGQTLATRPEDIYRALLEATAFGTRTIIEAFTGAGVPITELVVAGGLLKNRFLMQMYADVTGLPLSTITSEQGPAVGSAIHAAVAAGAYPDVRTAAASMGHRTVGAYQPNAEATAAYDRLFAEYSRLHDYFGRGENDVMKRLKTLRREAWEASTSDGVSAPALEVPEELS; via the coding sequence ATGACTGACGAGAACACCTACACCATCGGAGTGGACTTCGGCACGCTCTCCGGCCGGGCGGTCGTCGTCCGGGTCAGTGACGGAGCTGAACTCGGCAGCGCCGAGCATACCTACCCCCATGCCGTGATGGACCGGACGCTCACCGCCTCGGCCGCCAACTCTGAGCTCCCGCCCGAGTGGGCGCTGCAAGTGCCTGCCGATTACGTGGAGGTGCTCAAGACTGCCGTGCCCGCCGCCGTCGAGGCCGCCGGGATCGACCCTGCCCAGGTGATCGGCATCGCCACCGACTTCACCGCCTGCACGATGATCCCGGTTCGGGCCGACGGCACTCCGCTGTGCGAGCTCGAACAGTTCGCCGACCGCCCGCATGCGTACGTCAAGCTCTGGAAGCATCACGCCGCCCAACCGCACGCCGACCGGATCAATGCCCTCGCCCGTGAGCGTGGCGAGTCCTGGCTGCCGCGGTATGGCGGGCTGATCTCCTCCGAATGGCAGTTCGCCAAGGGGTTGCAGCTCCTGGAGGAGGACCGCGAAATCTACGACGCGATGGACCGCTGGGTGGAGGCTGCGGACTGGATCGTCTGGCAACTCGGCGGGCAATACCAGCGCAACGCCTGCACGGTCGGCTACAAGGGCATCTACCAGGATGGCAAACATGTGGGCGAAGAGTTTCTCGCCGCACTCAACCCCGACTTCGCCACGTTCGTCCAGGACAAACTGGAGCAGCCGATCGCCCAGCTGGGGGACGCCGTCGGGCAGCTCACCGCCGAGGCGGCAGGTTGGACCGGACTTCCCGAGGGCATCGCGGTGGCCGCGGGCAACGTGGATGCGCACGTGACCCTGCCGGCTGCGAACGCCGTCGAGAACGGTCAACTCACCCTCATCATGGGCACCTCCACCTGCCATGTGGTCAACAGCGACCAACTGCACGAGGTCCCTGGCATGTGCGGTGTGGTGGACGGTGGCGTGATCGCCGGAAAGTACGGCTACGAAGCCGGTCAGAGCGGTGTGGGGGACATCTTCGGCTGGTTCGTCTCCTCCGGTGTGCCCGCCGCGTACACCGCCGAGGCCGAGCGTCGTGGGCTGTCGGTGCATGCCTACCTGACCGAACTCGCCGAGCAGCAGCCGATCGGCGGACACGGTCTGGTCGCGCTGGACTGGCACAACGGCAACCGCTCGGTGCTGGTGGACACCGAACTCTCGGGGCTGATCATCGGCCAGACGCTGGCCACCCGGCCCGAGGACATCTATCGGGCGCTGCTGGAGGCCACTGCCTTCGGCACCCGCACCATCATCGAGGCCTTCACCGGGGCCGGCGTGCCGATCACCGAGCTGGTAGTGGCCGGCGGGCTGCTGAAGAACCGGTTCCTCATGCAGATGTACGCCGACGTGACTGGCCTGCCGCTGAGCACGATCACCTCCGAGCAAGGTCCCGCCGTCGGATCGGCGATCCATGCGGCCGTAGCCGCCGGTGCCTACCCGGACGTGCGCACCGCCGCGGCCTCGATGGGGCACCGGACGGTCGGTGCCTATCAGCCGAACGCTGAAGCGACAGCGGCGTATGACCGGCTCTTCGCCGAGTACTCCCGGTTGCACGACTACTTCGGCCGGGGGGAGAACGACGTGATGAAGCGGCTCAAAACGCTCCGCCGGGAAGCCTGGGAGGCCAGTACCTCCGACGGCGTGAGTGCGCCCGCGCTTGAGGTGCCGGAGGAGCTCTCATGA
- a CDS encoding ArsR/SmtB family transcription factor codes for MAEYTDEDRADALFHALADRTRRDIMRRVLAGEHSVSALAQKYEMSFAAVQKHVAVLERAGLITKRRVGREALATGDIDAVRSVASLLDEIEDVWRGRVGRIDELLAAAGPGQQEDSTITTKEN; via the coding sequence GTGGCCGAGTACACAGACGAGGACAGGGCGGACGCCCTATTCCACGCGCTCGCCGATCGCACCCGGCGCGACATCATGCGCCGGGTGCTGGCCGGGGAGCACTCGGTCAGCGCCCTTGCACAGAAGTACGAGATGAGTTTCGCCGCGGTGCAAAAGCACGTGGCTGTCCTCGAACGGGCCGGCCTCATCACCAAACGCCGCGTTGGGCGTGAGGCGTTGGCGACCGGAGACATCGACGCCGTTCGTTCCGTTGCTTCCTTGCTCGACGAGATCGAGGACGTCTGGCGGGGCCGGGTGGGGCGCATCGATGAACTGCTCGCCGCCGCGGGCCCCGGCCAGCAAGAGGATTCCACCATCACCACGAAGGAGAACTGA
- a CDS encoding SGNH/GDSL hydrolase family protein, with translation MTILMTGDSITDCSRDRSDLRSLGEGYAALVAADLAHERVINTGIGGNRVVDLQARWEEDVLAHAPTVLSVMIGINDTWRRYDSDDPTSAQAYEAGYRALLTRTTAAGVARIILIEPFLLPVREEQWAWREDLDPKIQVVRRLAAEFGTEYLATDGPLTQTAARTAPDFLAHDGVHLTPVGHRLLADLWLDNYRR, from the coding sequence GTGACGATCCTCATGACCGGTGACTCGATCACCGACTGCAGCCGCGACCGATCCGACCTACGCAGCCTCGGCGAGGGCTACGCCGCCCTCGTGGCCGCTGACCTCGCGCACGAACGGGTCATCAACACCGGCATCGGAGGCAACCGGGTGGTGGACCTGCAGGCGCGGTGGGAGGAGGACGTGCTCGCCCACGCGCCCACCGTGCTCTCGGTGATGATCGGCATCAACGACACCTGGCGCCGCTACGACTCCGACGATCCGACCTCGGCCCAGGCCTACGAGGCCGGCTACCGCGCTCTGCTCACTCGCACCACGGCCGCCGGCGTGGCGCGGATCATTCTCATCGAGCCCTTCCTGCTTCCTGTGCGCGAGGAGCAGTGGGCCTGGCGCGAGGATCTGGATCCGAAGATCCAGGTGGTGCGCCGCCTCGCCGCCGAGTTCGGTACCGAGTACCTGGCCACCGACGGTCCACTCACGCAGACGGCGGCCCGCACCGCTCCCGATTTCCTCGCCCATGACGGTGTGCACCTGACCCCGGTCGGGCACCGGCTGCTGGCCGACCTCTGGCTGGACAACTACCGCCGCTGA
- a CDS encoding glutaredoxin domain-containing protein codes for MRSRLLWLGLLILIVVLGWFVAADGHPWLAVPLAAFIAFYGWWTYPRRGAGTSHTEAMTLADDDPRGRVIIYWRPGCMYSSGLRRALGRTGRSATWVNIWTDDEAAAFVRSVNGGNETVPTVVIEGEAHTNPPAGLVRDRLLARLR; via the coding sequence ATGCGCTCCCGGCTCCTCTGGCTCGGCCTCCTCATCCTGATCGTCGTGCTGGGGTGGTTCGTCGCCGCTGACGGGCACCCGTGGCTGGCCGTCCCGCTCGCGGCGTTCATTGCCTTCTACGGGTGGTGGACCTACCCGCGGCGAGGCGCAGGCACCAGCCACACGGAGGCGATGACGCTCGCCGATGACGACCCCCGCGGCCGGGTGATCATCTACTGGCGGCCCGGTTGCATGTACAGCAGCGGGCTGCGCCGCGCACTCGGCCGTACCGGGCGATCGGCCACCTGGGTGAACATCTGGACCGACGACGAAGCGGCCGCCTTCGTCCGCAGCGTGAACGGTGGCAACGAGACGGTACCCACGGTGGTGATCGAGGGCGAGGCGCACACGAACCCGCCCGCAGGCCTCGTCCGCGACCGGCTCCTCGCCCGACTCCGTTAG